One stretch of Glycine soja cultivar W05 chromosome 7, ASM419377v2, whole genome shotgun sequence DNA includes these proteins:
- the LOC114420504 gene encoding uncharacterized protein LOC114420504, which translates to MPLHSKFLKDLLTKESKYIHSDNIVVEGNCSAVIQRILPPKHKDPRCFTIPCSIGFVSVGKSLIDLGASINLMPLSMCSRLGELEIMPTKMTLQLADRSITRPYGVIEDVLVRVKHFTFPADFVVMDIEEDTEIPLILGHPFMLTTSCVVDMGKGKLELSVDDQKVTFDLFEAMKHPNDHNAYFKVEKVEH; encoded by the coding sequence ATGCCACTCCATtcaaaatttttgaaagatcTTTTAACTAAAGAGAGCAAGTACATTCATAGTGATAATATtgttgtggaaggaaattgcagtGCAGTGATTCAAAGAATCCTTCCACCGAAGCACAAGGATCCTAGGTGTTTCACAATTCCCTGCTCTATTGGTTTTGTGTCTGTTGGAAAATCTCTCATTGATTTGGGGGCCAGTATAAActtgatgccactctccatgtgcagtaGACTTGGAGAGTTGGAGATTATGCCAACAAAGATGACACTACAGCTTGCAGACAGATCTATTACCAGACCttatggagtgattgaagatgttctggttagagtaaaacattttacttTCCCTGCAGATTTTGTGGTCATGGATATTGAAGAGGACACTGAAATTCCCTTGATCTTGGGACATCCCTTCATGCTAACAACCAGTTGTGTAGTAGATATGGGGAAAGGTAAATTGGAATTGAGCGTGGATGACCAGAAAGTTACATTTGACTTATTTGAGGCGATGAAGCACCCAAATGATCACAATGCCTATTTTAAAGTAGAAAAGGTGGAACACTAG